From Chelatococcus sp. YT9, a single genomic window includes:
- a CDS encoding alanyl-tRNA editing protein, which translates to MKTQLLFRDDAYLRETTARVIAVDDTGVQLDQTLFYVQGGGQAGDRGTVTLADGVKLPILNVVYGADRSVVLHQIGEGARRPDIGESVSLALDWPVRYARMRAHTALHLLSVILPYPVTGGSVGDGEGRLDFDIPDAMLDKDALSAELTAMAAQDAVVSERWITDDELLANPSLVKTMSVKPPMGAGRVRLVEIAGLDLQPCGGTHVRRTGEIGTVAVTGIEKKGKQNRRVRITLA; encoded by the coding sequence ATGAAAACGCAGCTTCTCTTTCGTGATGATGCCTATCTCCGCGAGACCACTGCGCGTGTGATTGCTGTCGACGATACCGGTGTACAGCTCGATCAGACCCTTTTCTACGTTCAGGGCGGCGGGCAGGCCGGTGATCGTGGCACGGTCACCCTCGCCGATGGTGTCAAGCTTCCAATCTTGAACGTCGTTTACGGCGCGGATCGCTCGGTTGTTCTCCATCAGATCGGGGAGGGCGCGCGCCGACCGGACATCGGGGAGAGCGTCTCTCTGGCGCTTGACTGGCCCGTTCGCTACGCGCGGATGCGGGCCCACACTGCGCTCCATCTTCTCTCGGTCATCCTCCCTTATCCGGTGACTGGTGGGTCCGTGGGCGATGGCGAAGGGCGGCTCGATTTTGATATTCCAGATGCCATGCTCGACAAGGACGCTCTCAGCGCGGAACTCACGGCCATGGCGGCGCAAGACGCTGTTGTCAGCGAGCGCTGGATCACCGACGATGAGCTTCTCGCCAATCCTTCGCTTGTCAAGACGATGTCGGTCAAGCCGCCGATGGGAGCGGGCCGCGTCCGGCTTGTCGAAATTGCCGGGCTCGATCTGCAGCCGTGTGGTGGGACGCATGTGCGGCGCACCGGCGAGATCGGCACGGTGGCCGTGACGGGGATCGAGAAGAAGGGCAAGCAAAATCGCCGCGTCCGGATCACGCTTGCCTGA